In Modestobacter versicolor, a single genomic region encodes these proteins:
- a CDS encoding class I SAM-dependent methyltransferase codes for MDADPYAGFPPGFFDRGDESPDAVFYDVPRLVTHIDEGAVAAVGRLYAELGIDGDAPRPVRVLDLMSSWVSHFRTPPAELVVLGMNGAELAANPAATERLVHDLNADPRVPLPDGDVDAVVCCVSIDYLTRPVEVLAEAGRVLRPGGQLAVTYSNRCFPTKAVRGWLATDDEQHGAVISELVRRSGRFTEPAVQLRTRPGAGDPLYAVTATRLP; via the coding sequence ATGGACGCCGATCCGTACGCGGGCTTCCCCCCGGGCTTCTTCGACCGCGGTGACGAGAGCCCGGACGCCGTCTTCTACGACGTCCCCCGGCTGGTGACCCACATCGACGAGGGGGCCGTCGCCGCGGTCGGGCGGCTGTACGCCGAGCTGGGGATCGACGGCGACGCACCCCGGCCGGTCCGGGTGCTGGACCTGATGTCGTCCTGGGTGTCGCACTTCCGCACGCCCCCGGCCGAGCTCGTGGTGCTCGGCATGAACGGCGCGGAGCTGGCGGCCAACCCGGCGGCGACGGAGCGGCTGGTGCACGACCTCAACGCCGACCCGCGCGTCCCGCTGCCCGACGGCGACGTGGACGCGGTGGTGTGCTGCGTGTCGATCGACTACCTCACCCGGCCCGTCGAGGTGCTCGCCGAGGCCGGCCGGGTGCTGCGGCCGGGCGGGCAGCTGGCGGTCACGTACTCGAACCGGTGCTTCCCGACCAAGGCGGTCCGCGGCTGGTTGGCCACCGACGACGAGCAGCACGGCGCCGTCATCTCCGAGCTGGTGCGGCGCAGCGGTCGGTTCACCGAGCCGGCGGTCCAGTTGCGCACGCGACCGGGCGCCGGCGACCCGCTGTACGCCGTCACCGCCACCCGGCTCCCCTGA
- a CDS encoding RelA/SpoT family protein — MASDVVAPRTSGAPPTEEAAPRPALPERPAVRRPDDVAPEPGGENEAVPRRRVRDRLARRIVAGQRSTGIRPVLEPLAALHRQSHPKADLVLLQRAYDVAEEAHAQQKRKSGDPYITHPLAVATVLAGLGMDTTTLVAALLHDTVEDTGVTLETIRTEFGPEVAHLVDGVTKIDKVKFGDAAQAETIRKMIVAMSRDPRVLVIKLADRLHNMRTLRFLPPEKQEKKARETLEILAPLAHRLGMNTIKWELEDLAFATLYPKRYDEIVRLVAERAPSRDTYLAEVASAVTEQLKAAKIEAVVTGRPKHYYSIYQKMIVRGRDFTDIWDLVGIRILVDSVRDVYAALGIMHAHWQPVPGRFKDFVAMPKFNMYQSLHTTVIGPQGKPVELQIRTHDMHRIADYGIAAHWKYKENARSGGKTSEAGPPPGSAGDDMLWLRQLLDWQREAQEPGEFLETLRYDLGPQEVFVFTPKGDVISLPGESTPVDFAYAVHTEVGHRCIGARVNGNLVSLDSKLSNGDVVEVFTSRSPTAAPSQDWLAFVGSSRARTKIRQWFTKERREDAVEAGKDALTKAMRKAGLPLQRLLGGESLATLAADLHYPDVSALYAAVGENQVSAHSLVEKLLTALGGSEGATEDIAETAIPTKRSVARTASGDPGVVVHGMHDVWAKLAKCCTPVPGDDILGFVTRGGGVSVHRTDCTNAADLQRKPERLVEVDWASQPGAVFLVAIQVEALDRHRLLSDVTRALADERVNILSASVQTSRDRVAISRFTFELADPAHLGSVLQTVRNVDGVFDVERVTA, encoded by the coding sequence GGCGCGCCCCCCACGGAGGAGGCAGCGCCGAGGCCCGCGCTGCCCGAGCGCCCCGCCGTCCGCCGTCCCGACGACGTCGCACCGGAACCCGGCGGGGAGAACGAGGCGGTACCCCGCCGCCGGGTGCGCGACCGGCTGGCCCGCCGGATCGTCGCCGGCCAGCGGTCCACCGGCATCCGCCCGGTGCTCGAGCCGCTCGCCGCCCTGCACCGGCAGAGCCACCCCAAGGCCGACCTGGTGCTGCTGCAGCGCGCCTACGACGTCGCCGAGGAGGCGCACGCCCAGCAGAAGCGCAAGAGCGGTGACCCCTACATCACCCACCCGCTGGCGGTCGCCACCGTGCTGGCCGGGCTGGGCATGGACACCACCACGCTGGTCGCCGCGCTGCTGCACGACACGGTCGAGGACACCGGCGTCACGCTGGAGACGATCCGCACCGAGTTCGGTCCCGAGGTCGCCCACCTGGTCGACGGCGTCACCAAGATCGACAAGGTCAAGTTCGGCGACGCGGCGCAGGCCGAGACCATCCGCAAGATGATCGTCGCGATGTCCCGCGACCCCCGGGTGCTGGTCATCAAGCTCGCCGACCGGCTGCACAACATGCGCACGCTGCGCTTCCTCCCGCCGGAGAAGCAGGAGAAGAAGGCGCGCGAGACGCTGGAGATCCTCGCCCCGCTGGCCCACCGGCTGGGCATGAACACCATCAAGTGGGAGCTCGAGGACCTCGCGTTCGCGACGCTGTACCCCAAGCGCTACGACGAGATCGTCCGGCTGGTCGCCGAGCGTGCGCCGTCCCGGGACACCTACCTGGCCGAGGTCGCCTCGGCGGTGACCGAGCAGCTCAAGGCCGCCAAGATCGAGGCGGTCGTCACCGGCCGGCCCAAGCACTACTACTCGATCTACCAGAAGATGATCGTGCGCGGCCGCGACTTCACCGACATCTGGGACCTGGTCGGCATCCGGATCCTGGTCGACTCGGTGCGCGACGTGTACGCGGCGCTGGGCATCATGCACGCCCACTGGCAGCCGGTGCCCGGGCGCTTCAAGGACTTCGTCGCGATGCCGAAGTTCAACATGTACCAGTCGCTGCACACCACGGTGATCGGCCCGCAGGGCAAGCCGGTCGAGCTGCAGATCCGCACGCACGACATGCACCGGATCGCCGACTACGGCATCGCCGCGCACTGGAAGTACAAGGAGAACGCCCGCAGCGGGGGCAAGACCAGCGAGGCCGGGCCGCCCCCGGGCTCCGCCGGCGACGACATGCTGTGGCTGCGCCAGCTGCTGGACTGGCAGCGCGAGGCGCAGGAGCCCGGAGAGTTCCTGGAGACGCTGCGCTACGACCTCGGTCCGCAGGAGGTCTTCGTCTTCACGCCCAAGGGCGACGTGATCAGCCTGCCCGGCGAGTCGACGCCGGTCGACTTCGCCTACGCGGTGCACACCGAGGTCGGCCACCGCTGCATCGGCGCCCGGGTGAACGGGAACCTGGTCTCCCTGGACAGCAAGCTGTCCAACGGCGACGTGGTGGAGGTCTTCACCTCCCGCTCGCCCACGGCCGCTCCCTCGCAGGACTGGCTGGCCTTCGTCGGCTCCTCCCGGGCGCGGACCAAGATCCGCCAGTGGTTCACCAAGGAGCGCCGCGAGGACGCCGTCGAGGCCGGCAAGGACGCGCTGACCAAGGCGATGCGCAAGGCGGGCCTGCCGCTGCAGCGCCTGCTGGGCGGCGAGTCGCTGGCCACCCTCGCCGCCGACCTGCACTACCCCGACGTCAGCGCGCTGTACGCCGCGGTGGGGGAGAACCAGGTCTCGGCGCACTCGCTGGTCGAGAAGCTGCTCACCGCGCTCGGCGGCTCCGAGGGCGCCACCGAGGACATCGCGGAGACCGCGATCCCGACCAAGCGGTCGGTCGCCCGCACCGCCAGCGGCGACCCGGGCGTCGTCGTCCACGGCATGCACGACGTGTGGGCCAAGCTCGCCAAGTGCTGCACCCCGGTGCCCGGCGACGACATCCTCGGGTTCGTCACCCGCGGTGGCGGGGTCAGCGTGCACCGCACCGACTGCACCAACGCCGCGGACCTGCAGCGCAAGCCCGAGCGGCTGGTCGAGGTCGACTGGGCGTCGCAGCCGGGGGCGGTGTTCCTCGTCGCGATCCAGGTCGAGGCGCTGGACCGGCACCGGCTGCTCTCCGACGTCACCCGGGCGCTGGCCGACGAGCGGGTGAACATCCTGTCCGCCTCGGTGCAGACCAGCCGCGACCGGGTGGCCATCAGCCGGTTCACCTTCGAGCTCGCCGACCCCGCCCACCTGGGCTCGGTGCTGCAGACGGTCCGCAACGTCGACGGCGTCTTCGACGTGGAGCGCGTGACGGCCTAG
- a CDS encoding peptidylprolyl isomerase translates to MPTNKQRRQAAQRRLQRQLERREELARKRRTRLLIGVTVVAVLAVVGAALIITNLGDDDSSTTASPTTSSAPAGDPASSAAATATNADGTVACNFVPDDSGNTNLTDVGTPPDAANTPTTGTSTLRMSTGQGDLTLTLDRAGAPCAASSFTYLASQGFFDGSPCHREVNQATFGVLQCGDPTGTGQGGPSYKFGQEVSAETTYPRGTIAMANSGQPNSTGSQFFLCFTDTQLSPDYTAVGTVDEAGLAVLDQIAAAGNDGSFEPSPGGGAPNTPVTITSMTVVG, encoded by the coding sequence GTGCCGACCAACAAGCAGCGCCGTCAGGCCGCGCAGCGACGGCTGCAGCGCCAGCTCGAGCGGCGCGAGGAGCTCGCCCGCAAGCGCCGCACCCGCCTGCTGATCGGCGTCACGGTGGTGGCCGTCCTCGCGGTGGTCGGCGCCGCGCTGATCATCACCAACCTCGGTGACGACGACAGCAGCACGACGGCCTCCCCCACCACCTCCTCCGCCCCGGCCGGGGACCCCGCGTCGTCCGCGGCCGCGACGGCGACCAACGCCGACGGCACGGTGGCCTGCAACTTCGTCCCCGACGACTCCGGCAACACGAACCTCACCGACGTCGGCACCCCGCCGGACGCCGCGAACACCCCGACCACCGGCACCTCGACGCTGCGGATGAGCACCGGCCAGGGCGACCTCACCCTCACGCTGGACCGCGCGGGCGCCCCCTGCGCCGCCTCGAGCTTCACCTACCTGGCCTCGCAGGGCTTCTTCGACGGCAGCCCCTGCCACCGCGAGGTGAACCAGGCGACCTTCGGCGTCCTGCAGTGCGGCGACCCGACGGGCACCGGCCAGGGCGGCCCCTCCTACAAGTTCGGCCAGGAGGTCAGCGCGGAGACGACCTACCCGCGCGGCACGATCGCGATGGCCAACAGCGGCCAGCCCAACTCCACCGGCAGCCAGTTCTTCCTCTGCTTCACCGACACCCAGCTGTCGCCGGACTACACGGCCGTGGGCACTGTCGACGAGGCCGGGCTGGCCGTGCTGGACCAGATCGCGGCCGCGGGCAACGACGGCTCCTTCGAGCCCAGCCCCGGTGGCGGTGCCCCGAACACCCCGGTGACCATCACCTCGATGACCGTCGTCGGCTGA